A genomic stretch from Channa argus isolate prfri chromosome 24, Channa argus male v1.0, whole genome shotgun sequence includes:
- the snrnp35 gene encoding U11/U12 small nuclear ribonucleoprotein 35 kDa protein translates to MVDWSPIAKVYDPLKAGSIDGTDVEPHDLAVWRAMGARYKPNKGVRGDPLLTLFVARLNPQTTEDKLYQVFSKYGDIQQLRLVRDIVTGFSKGYAFIEYKEERSVVRARRDANKLVVEQHEVFVDFEQERTLKGWVPRRFGGGQGGKKESGQLRFGGRDRPFRKPINLGMGPGQKRGGGGRDWRDWDDRDRHRGSDWASRGRKDDRDRRRQREDRRYDEGARTDGDPKY, encoded by the coding sequence ATGGTGGATTGGAGTCCAATAGCGAAAGTATACGACCCGCTGAAAGCTGGAAGCATTGATGGCACCGATGTGGAGCCACATGACCTGGCGGTATGGAGGGCTATGGGTGCCCGCTACAAGCCCAACAAAGGTGTCCGTGGTGATCCGCTACTTACGTTGTTTGTGGCCCGCTTGAATCCTCAGACGACCGAGGACAAACTGTACCAAGTGTTTTCCAAGTACGGAGACATCCAGCAGCTGCGGCTGGTCCGGGACATTGTCACGGGTTTCTCCAAAGGATATGCCTTCATCGAATATAAGGAGGAGCGGTCTGTGGTGCGGGCCCGCAGGGACGCCAACAAGCTGGTGGTGGAGCAGCATGAAGTGTTTGTGGACTTTGAACAGGAGAGGACCCTCAAAGGATGGGTCCCCCGGCGCTTCGGGGGCGGGCAAGGAGGGAAGAAAGAGTCAGGCCAGCTGCGGTTCGGGGGAAGGGACAGACCTTTCCGTAAGCCCATTAACCTCGGTATGGGCCCGGGGCAGAAACGTGGAGGTGGAGGGAGAGACTGGAGAGACTGGGACGACCGTGACCGACACAGAGGATCTGACTGGGCAAGTAGAGGTAGAAAAGATGACAGGGACAGACGCAGACAGAGGGAAGACCGCCGATACGATGAAGGCGCCAGGACAGACGGTGATCCAAAGTATTGA
- the LOC137109261 gene encoding nectin-1-like isoform X2: MEKPGFWIFLITSCVVPGINGQTVEVDDGKSGYVGSKVDLSCRFINSSPPVKISQVTWQKLVNGTKQNMAIANPSLGVSVAPPYRDRVTFKNAAVRRRTPNLEDTTIIFSSLRLSDEATYICEYTTFPAGNQENSVNLTVYVRPTTQMSLSTPTLVARSSNLKTPVATCVSANGKPPGTIRWETRVPGQVNTREYRNSDGTFTVQSDYILVPSKETHKETLTCVTTYNEEVFTDSVTLDIQYEPDVSVEGFDGNWYLNREAVQLKCQADANPPVSLYQWKLINGTIPSNAEIRENVITFKGPVTYDLQGIYVCDATNSIGTRSGSVDVSIIDKPLPQIATSDVISVIALLLAAGVLMGITVTVLVLKIRSRKENSSIQGGFMKSFPTQQTM, from the exons ATGGAAAAGCCAGGATTTTGGATATTCCTGATAACAAGTTGTGTCGTTCCAG GAATAAATGGCCAGACTGTGGAAGTGGATGATGGGAAGTCAGGGTATGTTGGTTCAAAGGTGGATCTCAGCTGTCGGTTCATCAACAGCTCTCCACCAGTCAAAATCTCCCAG GTAACTTGGCAGAAACTAGTGAACGGCACTAAGCAGAACATGGCAATCGCCAATCCATCCCTGGGTGTGTCTGTGGCTCCACCCTACAGAGATCGCGTCACCTTCAAGAACGCAGCGGTGAGGCGGCGAACGCCAAATCTTGAAGACACCACCATCATCTTCTCCTCACTCCGACTCTCAGATGAGGCCACATACATCTGTGAATACACCACGTTCCCTGCAGGAAATCAAGAGAACAGTGTAAACCTCACCGTCTACG TTCGCCCGACAACTCAGATGAGTCTTTCCACACCAACGCTTGTGGCTCGCTCCTCCAATCTGAAAACACCAGTGGCCACCTGCGTCTCTGCCAATGGAAAACCACCTGGTACcatcag GTGGGAGACGAGGGTACCAGGACAAGTAAACACACGCGAGTACAGAAACTCAGACGGGACATTCACTGTCCAGAGTGACTACATTTTGGTACCtagcaaagaaacacacaaggaAACGCTCACATGTGTCACAACGTATAATGAGGAGGTCTTCACTGACAGTGTCACTCTTGATAttcagt ATGAGCCAGATGTTTCAGTGGAAGGTTTTGATGGAAACTGGTACCTGAACCGAGAGGCCGTCCAGCTGAAATGCCAAGCTGATGCCAACCCACCCGTCTCTCTCTACCAGTGGAAACT GATTAATGGCACCATACCGAGTAATGCTGAGATCCGAGAAAACgtaattacatttaaaggacCAGTCACATATGACCTGCAAGGGATTTATGTTTGTGATGCAACCAACAGCATCGGTACACGATCAGGCTCTGTGGACGTCAGCATTATAG ATAAGCCACTACCGCAGATAGCaacaagtgatgtcatcagtgTGATCGCACTACTACTGGCTGCTGGAGTTCTCATGGGCATTACTGTCACAGTCCTGGTGCTCAAAAtaagaagcagaaaagaaaactccTC CATCCAGGGCGGTTTTATGAAGAGCTTCCCAACACAGCAGACTATGTGA
- the LOC137109261 gene encoding nectin-1-like isoform X1, translated as MEKPGFWIFLITSCVVPGINGQTVEVDDGKSGYVGSKVDLSCRFINSSPPVKISQVTWQKLVNGTKQNMAIANPSLGVSVAPPYRDRVTFKNAAVRRRTPNLEDTTIIFSSLRLSDEATYICEYTTFPAGNQENSVNLTVYVRPTTQMSLSTPTLVARSSNLKTPVATCVSANGKPPGTIRWETRVPGQVNTREYRNSDGTFTVQSDYILVPSKETHKETLTCVTTYNEEVFTDSVTLDIQYEPDVSVEGFDGNWYLNREAVQLKCQADANPPVSLYQWKLINGTIPSNAEIRENVITFKGPVTYDLQGIYVCDATNSIGTRSGSVDVSIIDKPLPQIATSDVISVIALLLAAGVLMGITVTVLVLKIRSRKENSSNDSTSRKLSQPIGKRPGDDIQHPGRFYEELPNTADYVSYRLACNKDDYPEPYSPPIHPPLSFLPQHPYQSQPTPATSSSSSTTTTMSKNTFSPPSHTTAIFKYPSVPGLSSPPPGVAAYTFPKEQYV; from the exons ATGGAAAAGCCAGGATTTTGGATATTCCTGATAACAAGTTGTGTCGTTCCAG GAATAAATGGCCAGACTGTGGAAGTGGATGATGGGAAGTCAGGGTATGTTGGTTCAAAGGTGGATCTCAGCTGTCGGTTCATCAACAGCTCTCCACCAGTCAAAATCTCCCAG GTAACTTGGCAGAAACTAGTGAACGGCACTAAGCAGAACATGGCAATCGCCAATCCATCCCTGGGTGTGTCTGTGGCTCCACCCTACAGAGATCGCGTCACCTTCAAGAACGCAGCGGTGAGGCGGCGAACGCCAAATCTTGAAGACACCACCATCATCTTCTCCTCACTCCGACTCTCAGATGAGGCCACATACATCTGTGAATACACCACGTTCCCTGCAGGAAATCAAGAGAACAGTGTAAACCTCACCGTCTACG TTCGCCCGACAACTCAGATGAGTCTTTCCACACCAACGCTTGTGGCTCGCTCCTCCAATCTGAAAACACCAGTGGCCACCTGCGTCTCTGCCAATGGAAAACCACCTGGTACcatcag GTGGGAGACGAGGGTACCAGGACAAGTAAACACACGCGAGTACAGAAACTCAGACGGGACATTCACTGTCCAGAGTGACTACATTTTGGTACCtagcaaagaaacacacaaggaAACGCTCACATGTGTCACAACGTATAATGAGGAGGTCTTCACTGACAGTGTCACTCTTGATAttcagt ATGAGCCAGATGTTTCAGTGGAAGGTTTTGATGGAAACTGGTACCTGAACCGAGAGGCCGTCCAGCTGAAATGCCAAGCTGATGCCAACCCACCCGTCTCTCTCTACCAGTGGAAACT GATTAATGGCACCATACCGAGTAATGCTGAGATCCGAGAAAACgtaattacatttaaaggacCAGTCACATATGACCTGCAAGGGATTTATGTTTGTGATGCAACCAACAGCATCGGTACACGATCAGGCTCTGTGGACGTCAGCATTATAG ATAAGCCACTACCGCAGATAGCaacaagtgatgtcatcagtgTGATCGCACTACTACTGGCTGCTGGAGTTCTCATGGGCATTACTGTCACAGTCCTGGTGCTCAAAAtaagaagcagaaaagaaaactccTC AAATGACTCTACATCCAGAAAACTGTCCCAGCCAATAGGGAAAAGACCAGGAGATGATATTCAG CATCCAGGGCGGTTTTATGAAGAGCTTCCCAACACAGCAGACTATGTGAGCTACAGACTGGCCTGTAACAAGGATGATTACCCAGAGCCCTACTCCCCTCCCATCCACCCTCCTCTCTCATTTCTGCCCCAGCACCCCTATCAATCACAACCAACCCCTgcaaccagcagcagcagcagcaccaccaccaccatgtcCAAAAAcaccttctctcctccttcacaCACGACGGCAATCTTCAAATACCCGTCAGTACCGGGCCTGTCTTCTCCACCCCCAGGTGTGGCAGCATACACATTTCCTAAAGAGCAGTACGTCTga
- the bud13 gene encoding BUD13 homolog has translation MAALAGSSKGTSLSKTEYLKRYLSAGEDAKKSQGKLKKKRRKVSEKGLKIVDDDIDWKQMVKEEKEIEEDEEEAPVIAEIIDDRPEEVKQLEAFRTSNRWKVIGDEEINTEEGNEHQYLEPVEPSGNCHDSSELLPKKRQHDIPVRKTQSDSPETSIPRGARHDSLDMSSSKRVRHDSPDISPTRRGRHDSPDISPPRRGRHDSPDISPPRRGRHDSPDISPPRRRGRHDSPDISPPRRGRHDSPSSLRHSGNSGKVQGKESSPTLRIKARASKRSPDLHRSPQTNRAQNRHDSDSDQSPPRRLSEATKGSDTDQSPPRRRPQSGKDLNEDRSPPHRHGHSQGQRMLSGGKAGLVSVDCLRKEQEENRRRERNNQPLEDESRNAQTVFRDKSGKKRDLDTEREEQKRKAGEKAAKDQKYAQWGKGLAQGQMQQQKLEDALHEAQKPLARHYDDEDLDRMLREQEREGDPMAAMLRRKKDRNTKTQEKPRYKGPAPPPNRFNIQPGYRWDGVDRSNGFEQKRYMRMADKKAGQEAAYKWSVEDM, from the exons ATGGCCGCTCTCGCTGGAAGTAGCAAAGGAACGTCACTATCTAAGACAGAGTACTTAAAACGTTATTTATCCGCTGGTGAAGATGCCAAAAAATCACAGGGGAAACTTAAGAAGAAACGGCGCAAGGTTTCCGAGAAAGG GCTCAAGATAGTAGACGATGACATAGACTGGAAACAGATGGtcaaagaggagaaagagattGAAGAGGACGAAGAGGAAGCTCCAGTG ATTGCTGAGATAATTGATGATCGACCAGAAGAAGTGAAACAGTTGGAAGCCTTTAGAACCAGCAACAGATGGAAAGTGATCGGAG ATGAAGAGATAAACACAGAAGAGGGGAATGAACATCAATATCTAGAGCCTGTGGAGCCAAGTGGGAATTGTCATGACTCATCAGAGCTGTTACCTAAGAAAAGGCAACATGATATTCCTGTTAGAAAGACCCAATCTGACTCTCCAGAAACATCCATTCCCAGAGGAGCTAGGCATGATTCTTTAGACATGTCCTCTTCTAAGAGAGTTCGCCATGACTCTCCAGACATATCACCTACCAGAAGAGGTCGGCACGATTCTCCAGACATATCACCTCCCAGAAGAGGTCGGCACGATTCTCCAGACATATCGCCTCCCAGAAGAGGTCGGCACGATTCTCCAGACATATCGCCTCCCAGAAGAAGAGGTCGGCACGATTCTCCAGACATATCACCTCCCAGACGAGGTCGCCATGATTCTCCATCATCTCTAAGACATTCAGGGAACTCAGGAAAGGTGCAAGGCAAAG agtCATCCCCCACCCTCAGAATAAAAGCCAGGGCATCAAAACGTTCACCTGATCTGCACCGATCACCACAGACAAACAGAGCTCAGAACAGGCATGATTCAGACTCAGACCAATCACCTCCAAGGAGGCTGTCAGAAGCAACAAAAGGCTCTGATACGGACCAGTCTCCACCCAGGAGGCGGCCACAGAGTGGAAAGGACTTGAATGAAGATCGGTCGCCACCTCATAGGCATGGCCATTCCCAG ggtCAGAGGATGCTTTCTGGAGGGAAGGCAGGTCTCGTTTCTGTGGATTGTTTAAGAAAAGAGCAGGAGGAGAACCGGCGCAGAGAAAGAAACAACCAGCCACTAGAGG ATGAATCTCGCAATGCTCAGACGGTGTTCCGAGACAAGAGTGGAAAGAAAAGGGATTTggatacagagagagaagaacagaAGAGGAAGGCtggagaaaaagcagcaaaggaTCAAAAATATGCTCAGTGGGGGAAAGG GTTGGCCCAGGGCCAGATGCAACAGCAGAAACTTGAGGATGCGCTGCATGAAGCCCAGAAGCCACTGGCACGTCACTACGATGACGAGGATCTTGACCGGATGTTGAGAGAGCAGGAAAGGGAGGGAGATCCAATGGCTGCGATGCTTAGGCGAAAAAAGGACCGCAATACAAAGACGCAAG AAAAGCCTCGGTATAAAGgcccagctcctcctccaaACCGATTCAATATTCAACCAGGGTATCGCTGGGATGGAGTTGACAG GTCCAATGGTTTTGAACAGAAACGATACATGCGGATGGCTGATAAAAAAGCAGGCCAGGAGGCAGCTTATAAATGGAGTGTAGAGGACATGTAA